GGAGGCCGCCGGACAGAAGCTGATGGGCCTGGCCCAGTCACCGGAGGGCCCGCCGCCGAAGCTGCAGCCGGTGTTCCGCCACGGCCTCCAGCCCGGGTCGGTGCCCGACGCGGACATGGTGGAGTTCTTCCGTACGGCGGGTCTCGATGTGCTCGCCAAGGGTGAACTGCCGCTGACGACAACGGAGTACGCGTCGGACGGCTCGCGTATCGAGCTGCCCTCGAAATGGCTGGTCGTCGGCCGCTGATGCCGATTCGGCCGGGGAATTGGTCCGGCCGACCACGCAACGCAACGGGCCGTAACGCCCTCCTCTCGATCAAGAAACCGCCGAGGAGAGGAGAACCGTGTTCCGCAGAGCAGCCCGCGCCGCGGCGGTCACCGGTCTTGCCCTGCTTCCCCTGTTGGGCGCCGTACCGGGTCAGGCGGCCGAGTGGCGCGCGCCTGCTGCCACGGCCGCCCCGAGCCCATCAGGGGAGCCTCACCTGGAGTTCGACTGGGACAAGGTCGAGGTAGGGGGACGAGTCGGAGTCGGAATCACGGGCATGCCTCCGGACTGGGACGTCGTGACCGTCACCTGTCCCGCACTGAAGAAGCCGATCCGTCTGACCCCCGAGCGGCAGGGTGCGTCGCAGTCCAGACAATTCCCCGACTCGAAGGGGGAAGACGTCCGCAGTGACATTGCGCCGGGAACGTATCCGGCGACCGCCACCAGCGACGGCCGCACCGTCGCCACCGCGCAGCTGACGGTCACACCTGAGGCTCCCGCATCCATATCCCGGTTCGTGGCCGGCCCGAAGGGCGGGATTCTGGGCAGCGGTGACTCCACCCCAGAAGTGACCGTTCGACCGGGCGGCGAGATCGTCGTCCTCCTCGCTGACGGCAACCCCGCCCGGAAGGAAGACTCCCTCACGGTCAAGTCCAAGGCGTTCGAAGGTCCTTTGACCATCAGGACGGAGAGCGAGGACGACCCCGGGTGCAAGTGTGACGACGGGTCCACCGTGTATGCGGGACACACCACATTGAGGGACGACATCCCCGCCGGAACGTACTCGCTCACCGTCGTCAGCCACCACGGCAAGAAGACCAGCTCGGCACAACTGGTGGTGAGCGGCGAACCCGTCACGCACTACCGCGCCTGGCTGATCGGGGGAGCCGTCATCCTTGCACTGGCGGGGGCCGGGGGGTTCGTCATGCGCCGACGCCGACGGCTGAAGAGCGCCGGACAGGCGTAATCGCCCTCAGTGCCCATCATCCATCTCGTTGACCAGAGAGCCTTCGGCGAGACCACCATGTACGCGCACACCGGTGCCGCCTTCGGCGCCGAGCGCACTCTCGTCCCGCCGGAGTAGCCCGGGTACCCGGGACCACGGCACGACGAAGGCCCCGCCGAATTCGCCTTCGCGGTGGGGCCTTCGTTACGGACCCCTGCCGACCGCACCGGCCTTCGGCGGTGGTCCGGACCTCTGATACTCGCATCGGTCCTGCCAGGGCGTTCGCGGGCGCGTACCGTGATGCCGTGAAGATCCTCATCAGCGCCGACATGGAAGGCGCCACCGGTGTGACCTGGCCTGCCGACGTGCTGCCGGGTACTCCCCAGTGGGAGCGCTGCCGGACCATGTTCACCTCGGATGTGAACGCCGCGGCGCTCGGCTTTTTCGACGGCGGCGCCGATGACGTGCTCATCAATGAAGCGCACTGGACCATGCGCAATCTGCTGCTGGAGCGGCTGGACGACCGGGTCCAGATGCTCACGGGCAAGCACAAGTCACTGTCGATGGTCGAGGGCGTGCAGCACGGCGACGTGGACGGCATCGCCTTTGTCGGCTATCACACGGGCGCCGGCACGGAGGGCGTGCTCGCGCACACCTACCTCGCCAACTCGATCACAGGGGTATGGCTCAACGGCGCGCGGGCGAGCGAAGGCCTGCTCAACGCCCATGTGGTCGCGGAGTACGGCGTTCCGGTGGTGCTGGTCACCGGAGACAATCTGACCTGTGTCGATGCCGGCGGCTATGCGCCCGAAGCCCGCAAGGTCGCAGTGAAGGACTACGTGTCGCGGTATGCGGCGGTCTGCCGCACGCCCGGCCGGACCGCGTCCGACATCCGCGCCGCGGCCAAGGAGGCGACGGCTCTCGCCAGGCGATTCGAGCCGGTGCGGGGCGGCTCGTTCACCGTGGAGCTGGAGTTCGACGCCGAGCATCTGGCAGCGGCCGCCACGGTCGTCCCGGGCGTGGCAGCCGGCGGTGAGCGGCGTGTCGCCTACACCAGCGGGACGATGTATGAGGGCATTCGTACCTTCAAAGCGGTCACGACGATCGTCTCGGCGGCGGTGGAGGAGCAGTATGGCTGACGTGACAACGTCCATGGACGGCCGGGCGCTCGACGAGGTGGTGACGTTCACCTCCGAGCTGATCCGCATCGACACCACCAATCGCGGGGGCGGCGACTGCCGGGAGCGGCCCGCCGCCGAGTACGCCGCCGAGCGGCTGGCCGGCGCGGGCCTCGAACCCACCCTGCTGGAGCGCACGCCCGGGCGCACCAATGTGGTCGCCAGGGTCGAGGGCACCGATCCCTCGGCCGACGCCCTGCTCGTCCACGGCCATCTGGACGTGGTGCCCGCCGAACCCGCCGACTGGGCCGTGCACCCCTTTTCGGGAGAGATCCGCGACGGTGTGGTGTGGGGCCGCGGCGCCGTCGACATGAAGAACATGGACGCGATGGTCCTCGCGGTCGTACGGGCATGGGCACGCGCCGGCATCAGGCCCCGCCGGGACATCGTGATCGCATACACCGCCGACGAGGAAGCCAGCGCGATCGACGGCTCCGGCTTCCTCGCCGACCACCATCCGGAGCTCTTCGAGGGGTGTACGGAAGGGATCAGCGAGTCGGGAGCCTTCAGCTTCCACGCCGGGCCCGGGATGACGCTCTACCCGATCGCGGCGGGGGAGCGCGGCACGGCCTGGCTCAAGCTCACCGCGCACGGCAAGGCCGGACACGGCTCCAAGGTCAACCACGCCAATGCGGTGACCCGGCTGGCCGGGGCCATCGCCCGGATCGGCCACCACCGGTGGCCGGTGCGGCTCACCCCGACCGTACGGGCCGCGCTGGCCGAGCTCGCCGCGCTGCACGGCATCGACACCGATGTGGACGCCGACGGCTTCGACCCGGACGAGCTGATGGCGAAGCTCGGCCCGGCCGCCGCGCTGGTCGAGCCGACTGTGCGCAACAGCGCCAACCCGACCATGCTGGACGCCGGTTACAAGATCAATGTGATTCCCGGGCACGCCACCGCGTATGTCGACGGTCGGATGCTGCCCGGCGGCGAGCCCGAGTTCCACGAGACCATGGACCGGCTGACAGGGCCGCACGTCGAGTGGGAGTTCCACCACCGGGAGGTGGCGCTGCAGGCGCCCGTCGACTCCCCGACGTACGCCAAACTCCGCGCGGCCGTCGAGCGCTTCGACCCGGACGGGCATGTGGTCCCGTACTGCATGCCGGGCGGCACCGACGCCAAACAGTTCTCCCGGCTCGGCATCACCGGCTACGGCTTCTCGCCGCTGAAGCTGCCTGTCGGATTCGACTACGCGGCCATGTTCCACGGGGTCGACGAGCGCGTCCCGGTCGAGGCGCTGCACTTCGGGGTAGAGGTGCTCGACCACTATCTGCGGTCCGCATAGGGGGAGTCGGGAATGGTACCCACGGGAGCCTACGGAACCTGGCCGTCACCGATCGACGCGGTGCTGGCCGCCTCGCACGACGGTCGCGCGGAGTATCTCGGCATGGTCGGCGACGAGGTGTGGTGGACCGCCGCACGCCCCACCGAGGGCGGCAGGCGCGCCCTGATGCGCAGACGGGCCGACGGCGGCGAGGCGTCGGTGCTCGCCGCCCCGTGGAACCTGCGCAGCAGAGTCATCGAGTACGGCGGCCGGCCCTGGGCCGGGGCCCGGCGCGCCGATGGCGGCCCGCTCGTCGTCTTCGTCCACTTCAACGACCAGCGCCTCTATGCGTACGAGCCGGACGCGCCCGAGGCCGAGCCGCGGCCGCTCACACCGGTGTCGGCACTCGGCGGCGGGCTGCGCTGGGCCGACCCGCAGCTCCACCTGGACCGGGGCGAGGTCTGGTGTGTGCTGGAGGAGTTCACCGGCGAGGCCCCTGCGGACGTACGACGGGTGATCGCGGCCGTGCCGCTGGACGGCTCGGCGGCCGAGGACCGCGGCGCGGTGCGCGAGCTCTCCGACGACCGGCACCGCTTCGTCACCGGGCCGCGGCTCTCACCGGACGGGCGGCACGCCGCCTGGATCGCCTGGGACCATCCGCAGATGCCCTGGGACGGCACGGTGGTGATGCTCGGCGAGGTGACGGACGGCGGCCCGTTCAGTGGGGTGCGGCCGGTCGTCGGGGACACGGACGAGTCGGTCGCCCAGGTCGACTGGGCGCCGGACGGCTCGTTGCTCTTCGTCTCCGACGTGGGCAACTGGTGGGAACTGCAGCGCATCCGTCCCGAGGCGCTCGGGCCCGGCGTCGTGCCGAGCACCGGCCTCTGCCCGGGGCGCGGCGAGGAGTTCGGCGGGCCGCTGTGGAAGCTCGGCCTCACGTGGTTCCACCCCATGGAGAACGGGCTGGTCGCCGTCATCCACGGCAGGGGCGCCACCGCGCTGGGGATCCTGGACCCGGAGACCGGCGAGCTCGTCGACGCCGCCGGACCCTGGACCGAGTGGGCGCCCACCCTCGCCGTGCACGGCGACCGGGTGATCGGGGTCGCGGCAAGCCCGCGCAGCGCGTACGAGGTCGTCGAGCTGGACACCCGCAGCGGGCGGACCCGCGTCATCGGCTCGGCGCACGACGACCCGGTGGACCCGGCGTACTACCCGGAGCCGCAGATCCGTACGTTCGCGGGCCCCGACAACCGCGAGATCCACGCCCACATCTATCCGCCGCACAGCCCGGACCGGATCGCGCCCGACGACGAACTGCCGCCCTTCGTGGTGTGGGCGCACGGTGGCCCCACCGGCCATGCCCCGCTCGTCCTCGATCTGGAGATCGCCTACTTCACCTCGCGCGGCATCGGTGTCGCCGAGGTCAACTACGGCGGCTCCACGGGCTACGGCCGCGAGTACCGCAACCGGCTTCGCGAACAGTGGGGAGTCGTCGACGTCGAGGACTGCGCTGCCGTCGCCGAGACGCTGGCCGCCGAGGGCACCGCCGACCCCGCGCGGCTCGCCATCCGCGGCGGCAGCGCGGGCGGCTGGACCACGGCCGCCTCGCTCACCACCACCGATGTCTACGCCTGCGGCACCATCATCTATCCCATCCTCGACCTGCTGGGCTGGGCCACCGACGGGACGCACGACTTTGAGTCGCGGTATCTGGAGTCGCTGATCGGCCCGCTCGCCGACGTGCCCGGCCGTTACCGCGAGCGCTCGCCGCTGCGGAACGTCGACCGGATCACCACGCCGTTCCTGCTGCTCCAGGGGCTCGACGATGTGATCTGCCCGCCCGTGCAGTGCGAGCGGTTCCTGGCACAGATGGCCGGGCGCGGCATCCCGCACGCGTATATCGCCTTCGAGGGCGAGGGCCATGGCTTCCGCAGAGCCGAGACCATGATCCGTGCGCTCGAGTGCGAACTCTCCCTCTACGCCCAGACCTTCCGCATCCCACGCCGTGACGTCCCCCTGCTGGAGCTCAGGACGTGACCCTCATGCCCCTGATCCGGCCCGCGAGACTGAGGCCGGGGGCCAAGGTCGCCGTCGTGGCGCCCAGCGGTCCCGTCCCCGAGGACCGGCTCGAAGCGGGACTGGAGATCCTGCGCAGCTGGGACCTGGACCCCGTCGTGATGCCTCATGTCCGGGGCCGGCACCCGGAGTTCTGGTACCTCGCGGGGGCGGACGAGGCCCGTGCCCGCGAGATGACGGCGGCCTGGTGCGATCCTTCGGTCACGGCGGTGATCTGTGCCCGAGGTGGATACGGCGCGCAGCGCATGGTCGATCTGCTCGACTGGACCGCGATCCGCGCGGCGGGCCCCAAGGTCCTCGTCGGCTACAGCGACACAACCGCCCTCCATGAGGCGTTCGCCGTGCGGATGGGACTGGCGACGCTGCACGGCCCGATGGTGGGCGCGCTGAGCTTCCTCAAGGACGGCCGCACCCAGGAGTCGCTGCGCGCCACGCTGTTCGAGCCCGAGTCGGTACGCACCCTCGGTCTGCAGACGGCCCGCACCATGGTCCCCGGCTGGGCCCGGGGCATCACCTTCGGCGGCTGCGTCAGTCTGCTCGCCGCCGATGTGGGCACCCCGCACGCCCGCACCTCCGCCCGGGGCGGACTGCTGCTGATCGAGGACGTGGGGGAGGAGGACTACCGCCTCGACCGCATCCTCACCCAACTGCTGCGCTCCGGCCTGCTGGAGGGCGTGACGGGAGTCGCGCTCGGCTCCTGGGCGGAGTGCGGTCCGTACGAACAGGTGCGCGCGGTACTGCACGACCGGCTGGGCGGGCTCGGCGTGCCGGTCGTGGAGGAGCTGGGGTTCGGGCACAGCGCGACCGCGCTGACGGTGCCGTTCGGCGTGCCGGCGGTGCTGGACGCCGACGCCGGCACGCTCACACTCGACGAGCCGGCGCTGCTCTGACCGGCTGACTTTCGGCCTGAAACCCTGAGCGGCCCCGGGGAAGTCCGGGCGGCGTCGCGGGCCGATGGCTGTCGCCTGGCTGCGTTGTCGTCAGTCGCCGACGCTCCGCGTGGACTCCTTCCTCCGCCTTGCCAGACTCGGCCCTCGACCCTCCCCCGTAGCCCTTCGGGCACGGGGGTGCCCCCACCTTCACCCACCCGGACTTCCCCGACACCGCTTAGGCGACCAGCGCCGCGTACCCCGGGCGGATCACCTCGTCGATGAGCCGGCGCCGCTCCGGCAGCGGCAGGAACGCCGACTGGACCGCGGCGACCGTGAACTCCTCGAAGACCTCGGGGCCGTAGCCGAAGGCATCCGCCATCTGCTGGAACTCCCGGCTCATGGTGGTGCCGGAGACCAGCCGGTTGTCCGTGTTGAGGGTGATACGGAAGCCGAGGCGGCGCAGCAGATCGATGGGGTGGCTTGCGTAGTCCTTCGCAGCACCCGTCTGGAGGTTGGAGGTCGGGCAGACCTCCAGGGCGATGCGGTTGTCGCGTACGTACGAGGCCAGGTGGCCCAGGTCCGCCGTGCCGTCGTCGTGCACCGTGATGTCGTCGGTGATGCGCACGCCGTGGCCGATCCGCTCGGCGCCGCAGATCTGGACCGCCTCGTGGATCGACTCGGCGCCCACCGCCTCGCCCGCGTGGATCGTGAAGTGGCAGTTGTGCCGCTTCAGATGCTGGAAGGCCGGGAGGTGGCGGGCCGGCGGATTGCCGATCTCGCCGCCCGCGATGTCGAATCCGGCCACTCCGCGGTCGCGATGCGCCACCGTCAACTCGGCTATTTCCAGGGAGCGTTCGGTGTGGCGCATGCCGGTGAGCAGCGCGCGGACCGTGATCCGGCCGCCGCTGCGGCGCTCGCCCTCGCGGAATCCCGCGTTGACCGCCTCGACGACCTCGTCGAGTGTCAGACCGCGCTCCAGGTGCTGCTCGGGGGCGTACCGCACTTCGGCGTAGACGACTCCGTCCACCGCCAGGTCCTCCGCGCACTCCGCCGCGATCCGCTGCAGCGACTCGCGGGTCTGCATCACCGCGCAGGTGTGGGCGAAGGTCTCCAGGTAGCGCTCCAGCGAGCCGGAGTCCGCGGCGTCGCGAAACCAGACCGCGAGCGCGGCCGGGTCCTCGGTGGGCAGCTCGGTGTAGCCGCACTCCCGGGCGAGCTCGATGATCGTGGCGGGGCGCAGGCCGCCGTCCA
The Streptomyces lunaelactis genome window above contains:
- a CDS encoding M55 family metallopeptidase, whose product is MKILISADMEGATGVTWPADVLPGTPQWERCRTMFTSDVNAAALGFFDGGADDVLINEAHWTMRNLLLERLDDRVQMLTGKHKSLSMVEGVQHGDVDGIAFVGYHTGAGTEGVLAHTYLANSITGVWLNGARASEGLLNAHVVAEYGVPVVLVTGDNLTCVDAGGYAPEARKVAVKDYVSRYAAVCRTPGRTASDIRAAAKEATALARRFEPVRGGSFTVELEFDAEHLAAAATVVPGVAAGGERRVAYTSGTMYEGIRTFKAVTTIVSAAVEEQYG
- a CDS encoding M20/M25/M40 family metallo-hydrolase, with amino-acid sequence MADVTTSMDGRALDEVVTFTSELIRIDTTNRGGGDCRERPAAEYAAERLAGAGLEPTLLERTPGRTNVVARVEGTDPSADALLVHGHLDVVPAEPADWAVHPFSGEIRDGVVWGRGAVDMKNMDAMVLAVVRAWARAGIRPRRDIVIAYTADEEASAIDGSGFLADHHPELFEGCTEGISESGAFSFHAGPGMTLYPIAAGERGTAWLKLTAHGKAGHGSKVNHANAVTRLAGAIARIGHHRWPVRLTPTVRAALAELAALHGIDTDVDADGFDPDELMAKLGPAAALVEPTVRNSANPTMLDAGYKINVIPGHATAYVDGRMLPGGEPEFHETMDRLTGPHVEWEFHHREVALQAPVDSPTYAKLRAAVERFDPDGHVVPYCMPGGTDAKQFSRLGITGYGFSPLKLPVGFDYAAMFHGVDERVPVEALHFGVEVLDHYLRSA
- a CDS encoding S9 family peptidase, whose product is MVPTGAYGTWPSPIDAVLAASHDGRAEYLGMVGDEVWWTAARPTEGGRRALMRRRADGGEASVLAAPWNLRSRVIEYGGRPWAGARRADGGPLVVFVHFNDQRLYAYEPDAPEAEPRPLTPVSALGGGLRWADPQLHLDRGEVWCVLEEFTGEAPADVRRVIAAVPLDGSAAEDRGAVRELSDDRHRFVTGPRLSPDGRHAAWIAWDHPQMPWDGTVVMLGEVTDGGPFSGVRPVVGDTDESVAQVDWAPDGSLLFVSDVGNWWELQRIRPEALGPGVVPSTGLCPGRGEEFGGPLWKLGLTWFHPMENGLVAVIHGRGATALGILDPETGELVDAAGPWTEWAPTLAVHGDRVIGVAASPRSAYEVVELDTRSGRTRVIGSAHDDPVDPAYYPEPQIRTFAGPDNREIHAHIYPPHSPDRIAPDDELPPFVVWAHGGPTGHAPLVLDLEIAYFTSRGIGVAEVNYGGSTGYGREYRNRLREQWGVVDVEDCAAVAETLAAEGTADPARLAIRGGSAGGWTTAASLTTTDVYACGTIIYPILDLLGWATDGTHDFESRYLESLIGPLADVPGRYRERSPLRNVDRITTPFLLLQGLDDVICPPVQCERFLAQMAGRGIPHAYIAFEGEGHGFRRAETMIRALECELSLYAQTFRIPRRDVPLLELRT
- a CDS encoding S66 peptidase family protein, producing MTLMPLIRPARLRPGAKVAVVAPSGPVPEDRLEAGLEILRSWDLDPVVMPHVRGRHPEFWYLAGADEARAREMTAAWCDPSVTAVICARGGYGAQRMVDLLDWTAIRAAGPKVLVGYSDTTALHEAFAVRMGLATLHGPMVGALSFLKDGRTQESLRATLFEPESVRTLGLQTARTMVPGWARGITFGGCVSLLAADVGTPHARTSARGGLLLIEDVGEEDYRLDRILTQLLRSGLLEGVTGVALGSWAECGPYEQVRAVLHDRLGGLGVPVVEELGFGHSATALTVPFGVPAVLDADAGTLTLDEPALL
- a CDS encoding adenosine deaminase → MHLSDILRAPKAVLHDHLDGGLRPATIIELARECGYTELPTEDPAALAVWFRDAADSGSLERYLETFAHTCAVMQTRESLQRIAAECAEDLAVDGVVYAEVRYAPEQHLERGLTLDEVVEAVNAGFREGERRSGGRITVRALLTGMRHTERSLEIAELTVAHRDRGVAGFDIAGGEIGNPPARHLPAFQHLKRHNCHFTIHAGEAVGAESIHEAVQICGAERIGHGVRITDDITVHDDGTADLGHLASYVRDNRIALEVCPTSNLQTGAAKDYASHPIDLLRRLGFRITLNTDNRLVSGTTMSREFQQMADAFGYGPEVFEEFTVAAVQSAFLPLPERRRLIDEVIRPGYAALVA